A window of Variovorax sp. HW608 genomic DNA:
GAACTGGTTCCAGGTCTCGCTGGGCTGCTGCGATTCGAAGGTCTCGACCACGGGCGCCGTGGCCGCGACGCGCAGCGTGGTGTCATAGAGGTCGCCCGGGAACATGGGCGTGGCTTGAAAGGGCATGCTTCAGGCTCCAAAGATATCGCGTGCAATCACGTTCTTCTGCACTTCGCTCGTGCCGCCGGCGATGCTGCGCGAGCGGTAGAACAGGTAGGTATGGATCAGTTGCCTGAGCGGCGCGGCCTCGGCCTCGTCCGTGGCCACTGTGTCCACGAGCCGGGCGGCGTAGGTCGGACCGGCGACGTCGAGCGCGATGCCGATGAGCTGCTGGGACAGCTCCGAGCAGTACAGCTTGAGCGCCGACGACTTGGAGGCCGCGAGCGTGCCCTGCATCTCTTCCTGGATCGCCGAGAGCAGCATCTCGCGCGCGCCCATCACGCCCGCCTGCGCGAGGTAGAGGTGCTCGAGCAGCACGTGCTGGCTCGCGCGTGCCGCGTCGGACTCGCGGCCGCGCGCGCGCAGCAGCTCGGCCATCTGGTCGGCCAGGCGCGCCAGACGCGGTACCGTGGCGGGCGACAGGCGTTCGCGATCGAGCAGGAACTTGGCGCATTGCCAGCCGCCGCCCTCCTCGCCCAGCAGGTTCGCAACCGGCACGCGCACGTCGCGCAGGAACACCTCGTTGACATGGTGCCAGTGGTCGATCGTCGGGATCGGCCGCACCTCGATGCCGGGGCTGTCCATCGGCACCAGCAGCAGCGAGATGCCGGCCTGCTTGCGTGCCTCGGCCGAGGTGCGCACGAGCGTATACATCATGTCGGCCTCCTGGGCATGGGAGGTCCAGATCTTCTGGCCGTTGATCAGGTAGCAGTCGCCGTCGCGCACGGCCGAGGTGCGCAGCGATGCGAGGTCCGAGCCCGAGCCCGGCTCGGAATAGCCCTGGCACCACCACTCGCTGCCCTCGACGATGCGCGGCAGGAAGCGCGCCTTCTGCGCCTCGGTGCCGAAGTGCATGATCACCGGCCCGATGTGGCCGAGGCCATGGTGGTACAGCGGCGGGCAGTCGGCCTCGGCCATGACCTCCTCGAACAGGTAGCGCTGCTGCAGGTCCCAGCCGGTGCCGCCGTGTTCGACCGGCCAGTTGGGTGCGCCCCAACCGTGCGCGTGCAGCTTCTTCTGCCAGGCGCTGTATTCGGCGCGCGTGACCTTCTGGTTGCTGCGCACCACCGCCTTGAGGGCTTCGGGGCATTCGCGTTGCGCGAACTCGCGCAGCTCGGCGCGGAACGCGGCATAGGCGTCGGTGATGTCGTCGGTGTGTTGTTGCGTCATGGCTGCGGGCCGGGGTCAGTCGAGGTGGATGTTGCGCTCGCGGATCACCGGCGCCCAGCGCTGCGTCTCCGCGTCGAGGTAGGCGGCGAATTCGGCCGGGGTCGTCTGCCGCGGCTCGCCGCCGACGTTCTGGATGCCCTCGCGCAGCTCCGGCTGGGCCAGCACGGCGCGCAGGTCCTCGTAGATGCGCTGCTGCAAGTCGGACGGCGTCTTCGCCGGCAGGAAGAAGCCGAACCATCCGCCGCAGACGAAGCCGGCGAGCTCGGGCACGCCGGCCTGGGCCAACGGGACCAGTTGGGGGTTGCGCGCGATCGGCTGCTCGCTCGCGACGCCGATCACCTTCATGCGGCCGGCCTGCACGAAGCTCATCGAGCTCGGCGAGTCGAACA
This region includes:
- a CDS encoding acyl-CoA dehydrogenase family protein, with the protein product MTQQHTDDITDAYAAFRAELREFAQRECPEALKAVVRSNQKVTRAEYSAWQKKLHAHGWGAPNWPVEHGGTGWDLQQRYLFEEVMAEADCPPLYHHGLGHIGPVIMHFGTEAQKARFLPRIVEGSEWWCQGYSEPGSGSDLASLRTSAVRDGDCYLINGQKIWTSHAQEADMMYTLVRTSAEARKQAGISLLLVPMDSPGIEVRPIPTIDHWHHVNEVFLRDVRVPVANLLGEEGGGWQCAKFLLDRERLSPATVPRLARLADQMAELLRARGRESDAARASQHVLLEHLYLAQAGVMGAREMLLSAIQEEMQGTLAASKSSALKLYCSELSQQLIGIALDVAGPTYAARLVDTVATDEAEAAPLRQLIHTYLFYRSRSIAGGTSEVQKNVIARDIFGA